The following are from one region of the Desulfovibrio legallii genome:
- the larB gene encoding nickel pincer cofactor biosynthesis protein LarB yields MTNQTTNYGVLFDHGRHARIGLPEAVFCQGKPREAVLDLLRDRAADPAPVLFTRLAADVFAAAPEDIRACYRYHPLSRTAFTRPLPPKAHGRVALVSAGTADGSVLWEAARTLEYLGINHQVIEDNGVAGLWRITASLPDLAAADAVIVVAGLDAALASVVGGLTPRPIFAVPTSVGYGMARQGHTALAAMLVSCAPGVGVMNIDNGYGAACAAARIINLLNEKETPCPGKP; encoded by the coding sequence ATGACCAACCAGACCACCAACTACGGCGTGCTGTTCGACCACGGCCGCCACGCCCGCATCGGCCTGCCCGAAGCCGTTTTCTGCCAGGGCAAACCACGCGAGGCCGTGCTGGATCTGCTGCGCGACCGCGCCGCCGACCCCGCCCCCGTGCTGTTTACCCGGCTCGCCGCCGACGTTTTTGCCGCAGCGCCGGAAGACATCCGCGCCTGCTACAGGTATCATCCTCTGTCCCGCACGGCCTTTACCCGGCCCCTGCCCCCCAAAGCCCACGGCCGCGTAGCCCTGGTTTCCGCAGGCACGGCCGACGGCTCCGTGCTCTGGGAGGCCGCGCGCACCCTGGAGTATCTGGGCATAAACCACCAGGTCATAGAGGATAACGGCGTGGCCGGGCTCTGGCGCATCACTGCCAGCCTGCCGGACCTGGCCGCCGCCGACGCGGTCATCGTGGTTGCCGGTCTGGACGCGGCCCTGGCCTCGGTGGTAGGAGGCCTTACGCCGCGCCCCATCTTTGCGGTGCCCACTTCCGTGGGGTACGGCATGGCCCGTCAAGGGCATACGGCCCTGGCCGCCATGCTGGTAAGCTGCGCCCCAGGCGTGGGCGTCATGAATATTGACAACGGCTACGGCGCGGCCTGCGCCGCCGCAAGAATCATCAATCTTCTCAATGAAAAGGAAACCCCATGCCCCGGCAAACCCTGA
- a CDS encoding translation initiation factor 2 — MKRLPAPPAALSALLLAFCTLFTPLAAQALTIAKGVPFYARDMEYYYREQRAETLPGILRTFDAQGVLADSRKQLALAAFLAEVLRRDPSARPRLLPPAPSLSRDGRRTLAWAAHLAQLPDADALIQSLLQPDDALLLRQITASPAPLLRWNLYAEKTVLQMYWTAYLASGDAAYLDPIIAAALRYARLNAAGLQNDPDFSVSAAAAASLYDMAPRHPEVDARVAQALNSQSGPEAATLRTILRR, encoded by the coding sequence ATGAAACGTCTTCCCGCCCCACCAGCCGCACTGTCGGCCCTGCTGCTGGCCTTCTGCACGCTGTTCACGCCTCTGGCGGCACAGGCCCTGACCATTGCCAAGGGCGTGCCCTTTTACGCCCGCGACATGGAATACTACTACCGTGAGCAGCGGGCCGAAACCCTGCCCGGCATTTTGCGCACCTTTGACGCCCAGGGCGTGCTGGCCGACAGCCGCAAACAACTGGCCCTGGCCGCCTTTCTGGCCGAAGTGCTGCGCCGCGACCCTTCGGCCAGACCGCGCCTGCTGCCGCCCGCGCCCAGCCTGAGCCGCGACGGACGCCGCACCCTGGCCTGGGCTGCGCACCTGGCCCAACTGCCCGACGCTGACGCTCTGATCCAAAGCCTGCTGCAGCCCGACGACGCCCTGCTGCTCCGGCAGATCACTGCCAGCCCGGCCCCCTTGCTGCGCTGGAATCTCTATGCGGAAAAAACCGTGCTCCAGATGTACTGGACCGCCTACCTGGCCTCGGGCGACGCGGCCTATCTGGACCCTATCATCGCGGCGGCCCTGCGCTACGCCCGGCTCAACGCCGCAGGGCTGCAGAACGATCCGGACTTTTCCGTCAGCGCCGCCGCCGCGGCTTCCCTCTACGACATGGCCCCCCGGCATCCTGAGGTCGACGCCCGCGTGGCGCAGGCCCTGAACAGTCAATCCGGCCCGGAGGCCGCAACCCTGCGCACCATTCTGCGCCGCTGA
- a CDS encoding HD domain-containing protein translates to MPVIRKSLLELIFSGAYLLRWNDKLRPVELLEIDKQAHKMLLACVLWHEYTREADTARRVALATEIVEGGLFDYFYRAIITDIKPPIFYKIKANPRQFRALTQHVLERLAPALAPLGPFWKRMRAWHLHPDEESPARRILTAAHLYASQWEFRLIEPFNTPFDEEMDDIGQSFHDRLAAFADLPGLIAMRTPRTALARLANLCGQLRFQIRWTQAPRIPSTSVLGHMFIVACLAYFFSLTVKACPARADNNFFCGLFHDLPEVLTRDIISPVKQSIASLPKMIKEYEETELERRLFAPLREEGFTDLVARISYFLGLEVGSEFQECVRRQGRVRTLDGFDALQREGNTDDLDPKDGRLLKDCDNLAAFLEAHSSIRNGVSSPHLLEARVRLLTRLRESPLACLNLDALLADFD, encoded by the coding sequence ATGCCCGTCATCCGCAAGAGTCTGCTGGAACTCATTTTTTCCGGCGCGTACTTACTGCGCTGGAACGATAAGCTGCGCCCCGTGGAACTGCTTGAGATCGACAAGCAGGCCCACAAAATGCTGCTTGCCTGCGTGCTCTGGCACGAATACACCCGTGAGGCCGACACGGCCCGGCGCGTGGCCCTGGCGACAGAAATTGTTGAAGGCGGTCTTTTCGACTATTTCTACCGGGCCATCATTACGGACATCAAGCCGCCCATCTTTTACAAAATCAAGGCCAACCCCCGCCAGTTCCGCGCGCTCACGCAGCACGTTCTGGAGCGGCTCGCCCCGGCGCTGGCCCCCCTCGGCCCTTTCTGGAAGCGCATGCGCGCATGGCATTTGCACCCCGATGAAGAAAGCCCGGCACGACGCATCCTTACTGCTGCCCACCTCTATGCCTCACAGTGGGAATTTCGCCTTATTGAACCATTCAACACGCCCTTTGACGAAGAAATGGACGACATCGGCCAGTCCTTCCACGACAGGCTGGCGGCCTTTGCCGACCTGCCCGGCCTTATTGCTATGCGCACGCCCCGCACGGCCCTGGCACGGCTGGCCAACCTCTGCGGGCAGTTGCGCTTTCAGATCCGCTGGACGCAGGCCCCGCGCATTCCCTCCACCTCGGTGCTGGGACACATGTTCATTGTGGCCTGTCTGGCCTACTTTTTCAGCCTCACGGTCAAGGCCTGCCCGGCCCGCGCCGACAATAACTTTTTTTGCGGCCTGTTTCACGACCTGCCCGAAGTGCTCACCCGCGACATTATCTCGCCGGTCAAGCAATCCATCGCCAGCCTGCCCAAGATGATCAAAGAATACGAAGAAACGGAACTGGAACGCCGCCTGTTCGCCCCTCTGCGGGAAGAAGGCTTTACGGACCTGGTGGCACGCATCTCCTACTTTCTGGGCCTGGAGGTGGGTTCGGAATTTCAGGAATGCGTCCGTCGCCAGGGTCGCGTCCGGACGCTGGACGGCTTTGACGCCCTGCAGCGCGAGGGCAATACGGACGACCTGGACCCCAAGGACGGCCGCCTGCTCAAAGATTGCGACAACCTGGCCGCCTTTCTGGAGGCCCACAGCTCCATCCGCAACGGGGTTTCCTCGCCGCACCTGCTGGAAGCGCGCGTGCGCCTGCTTACTCGCCTGCGCGAAAGCCCCCTCGCCTGCCTCAACCTGGACGCCCTGCTGGCGGACTTTGACTGA
- the rplM gene encoding 50S ribosomal protein L13 — MKTFSPTPKDINRQWFVVDAQDQVLGRLASQIAHRLRGKHKPEFAPHMDNGDFIVVVNCEKIKVTGNKLQDKKYYRHSGWVGGLKTSVLGDVLAQHPDRALMSAVRGMLPKNRLGRAMLKKLKIYAGAEHPHTAQNPQPLTLAH; from the coding sequence ATGAAAACGTTCAGCCCCACCCCCAAGGACATTAACCGCCAGTGGTTTGTGGTGGACGCTCAGGATCAGGTGCTCGGTCGTCTGGCCAGCCAGATCGCCCACCGCCTGCGCGGCAAGCACAAGCCCGAGTTCGCCCCGCATATGGACAACGGGGATTTCATCGTGGTGGTCAACTGCGAGAAAATCAAGGTCACCGGCAATAAACTGCAGGACAAAAAATACTACCGGCATTCCGGCTGGGTGGGCGGTCTCAAGACCAGCGTGCTCGGCGACGTGCTGGCCCAGCACCCTGACCGGGCGCTCATGTCCGCCGTGCGCGGCATGCTGCCCAAAAACCGTCTGGGTCGCGCCATGCTGAAAAAGCTCAAGATCTATGCCGGGGCCGAGCATCCGCATACGGCCCAGAATCCGCAGCCGCTGACTCTCGCGCACTAG
- the rpsI gene encoding 30S ribosomal protein S9 has protein sequence MSEKFEYGTGRRKTATARTRVYAGSGAIVVNGRTFEEYFPRKTLQMIIRQPLVLAKLAEKLDVRVNVAGGGVSGQAEAVRHGISRALLAVDPALRPLLKKAGFLTRDARKKERKKYGLRAARARYQYSKR, from the coding sequence ATGAGCGAAAAATTTGAATACGGCACCGGCCGCCGCAAGACCGCCACGGCCCGTACCCGCGTTTACGCCGGTTCCGGTGCCATTGTGGTCAATGGTCGCACGTTTGAAGAATACTTCCCGCGCAAGACCCTCCAGATGATTATCCGTCAGCCCTTGGTGCTCGCCAAGCTGGCCGAAAAGCTGGATGTGCGCGTCAACGTGGCCGGCGGCGGCGTGAGCGGTCAGGCCGAGGCTGTGCGCCACGGCATTTCCCGCGCCCTGCTGGCGGTAGACCCGGCCCTGCGCCCCTTGCTCAAGAAGGCCGGCTTCCTCACCCGCGACGCCCGCAAGAAAGAGCGTAAAAAGTACGGTCTGCGCGCCGCCCGCGCCCGGTACCAGTACTCCAAACGTTAA
- a CDS encoding YcaO-like family protein, with product MNRSTPDSFADLPPLDYAYAHERTQATTGYFSCLPPASLSFDAALDRLEAAPYDDFLHLHLLRLLGKNRPAELRQLAARCADATDGTCPRPALAALLRECALLLPGLEDLDAALTPTARAAALAATPAVYLRAAAQPDFAASAAWSALFRANICEHHPLPRWGEADVPSLFAEARVRAALEAMAAQAGELRRQHVLLAANSGPAWQRPPAQETFLRAQDALMEAGLVEGREMRHEASLAPIALLRGWRVDVAVRNGAVRHTLRGAATAYGRGLSLAAARASCAMEIVERASAYVSVEEGGAAADDCGGPVVGRIAQRKNALPLVRARLSELRAQGREALDPNSLPLEAPYTDFPLHWLSAHDSGGATVLVPAQAVFLFCNLDEPALFVAGGSTGLASGNTPEEAKVAALTEIAERDAEAVTPYSRTRCFCLRSRDPRLQALLDDYAACGVRVQFQDLTTELGLPVYQSFVLGPDGAVVRATGAHLCGPRAALAALTETPWPYSPVRSAPPRPSGPGLAGLPVRDLEDLPDLSLPSPAAELRLLESVLEAQGRRPLYVDLTRADLDLPVVRALVPGLALTSEWERFSRPGLRLFARYLATAG from the coding sequence ATGAACCGCAGCACCCCAGATTCTTTTGCCGACCTGCCCCCCCTGGATTACGCCTACGCCCACGAGCGCACCCAGGCCACCACGGGCTATTTCTCCTGCCTGCCTCCCGCCTCCCTTTCTTTTGATGCGGCTCTGGACCGCCTGGAAGCCGCGCCTTACGACGACTTTCTCCATCTGCATCTGTTGCGTCTGCTGGGTAAGAACCGCCCGGCGGAACTGCGTCAGTTGGCCGCTCGCTGCGCTGACGCGACCGACGGAACTTGCCCGCGTCCGGCTCTGGCCGCGCTGCTGCGGGAGTGCGCCCTGCTGTTGCCGGGGCTGGAAGATCTGGACGCGGCCCTGACGCCCACGGCGCGGGCGGCGGCTTTGGCGGCCACCCCGGCCGTGTATCTGCGCGCGGCCGCGCAACCCGATTTTGCCGCGTCTGCGGCCTGGAGCGCTTTGTTCCGCGCCAATATCTGCGAGCACCATCCCTTGCCCCGCTGGGGGGAGGCCGATGTGCCGTCCCTGTTTGCGGAAGCGCGCGTACGCGCCGCTCTTGAGGCCATGGCCGCCCAGGCCGGGGAGCTGCGCCGTCAACACGTCCTGCTGGCGGCCAATTCCGGTCCGGCCTGGCAGCGGCCCCCGGCCCAGGAAACGTTTTTGCGCGCTCAGGACGCCCTGATGGAGGCCGGTCTGGTGGAAGGGCGGGAAATGCGCCACGAGGCTTCGCTGGCGCCCATTGCCCTGCTGCGCGGCTGGCGGGTGGATGTGGCCGTGCGCAACGGGGCCGTGCGGCATACCCTGCGGGGCGCGGCCACGGCTTACGGGCGCGGGCTTTCGCTGGCGGCGGCCAGGGCCTCCTGCGCCATGGAGATTGTGGAGCGGGCCAGCGCCTATGTGAGCGTGGAGGAGGGCGGCGCGGCGGCCGACGACTGCGGCGGACCGGTGGTGGGGCGCATTGCCCAGCGCAAAAACGCTTTGCCCCTGGTGCGGGCGCGGCTTTCGGAATTGCGCGCCCAGGGGCGGGAGGCTCTGGACCCCAACAGCCTGCCTTTGGAAGCGCCGTACACGGATTTCCCCCTGCACTGGCTGTCCGCGCATGACAGCGGCGGCGCGACGGTGCTGGTGCCGGCCCAGGCCGTGTTTTTGTTCTGCAATCTGGACGAACCGGCCTTGTTTGTGGCCGGCGGGTCCACGGGGCTGGCTTCGGGCAACACCCCGGAGGAGGCCAAGGTGGCCGCGCTGACGGAAATTGCCGAACGCGACGCCGAGGCCGTGACCCCCTACAGCCGCACGCGCTGCTTTTGCCTGCGCAGCCGCGACCCCCGACTGCAGGCCCTGTTGGACGATTATGCAGCCTGCGGCGTCCGGGTGCAGTTTCAGGATCTGACCACGGAACTGGGGCTGCCCGTGTACCAGAGTTTTGTGCTGGGGCCGGACGGGGCTGTGGTGCGCGCCACCGGAGCCCATTTGTGCGGTCCGCGCGCGGCCCTGGCTGCGTTGACGGAAACGCCCTGGCCCTATTCGCCGGTGCGCAGCGCGCCGCCGCGGCCTTCTGGGCCGGGCTTGGCTGGTCTGCCTGTGCGCGATCTGGAAGATCTGCCGGACCTGAGCCTGCCCTCGCCGGCGGCGGAGCTGCGGCTTTTGGAAAGCGTGCTGGAGGCCCAGGGGCGGCGGCCTCTGTACGTGGATCTGACCCGCGCGGACCTGGATTTGCCCGTGGTGCGGGCTCTGGTGCCGGGGCTGGCGCTGACTTCGGAGTGGGAGCGCTTTTCGCGCCCAGGTCTGCGCTTGTTTGCCCGCTACCTGGCTACGGCGGGCTGA
- a CDS encoding ABC transporter substrate-binding protein gives MKLGKLLVALAGLALSLGVAGQTLAAEAGPVKIGVYLPLTGQNAFGGQLELEGVRLAHKEMPTVLGRPVDLVVVDNKSDKVEAANAVKRLVERDKVVALIGTYGSSLAMAGAEVAEKAKVPGVGTSCTNPLVTQGKKYYFRACFIDPYQGAAAATYAYENLGLKKAAVLMDMTNDYAVGLSSFFTRSFKKLGGEVVANLKYSSGDQDFTAQLTELISKKPDIVFMPAYFAEGAIIMKQARELGAKFRLMGADAMDNPDTLKLGGKAAEGFLHTTFPYDPQMPNMSAEAKRFTEAWKAVYPEKETNVNGALGYNTYFLILDAIKRANSAKPEAIAKALAETKNLPTALGSLTINKTHDAEMPVGIIEYKDGKRVYVGEVTPK, from the coding sequence ATGAAATTGGGTAAACTGCTTGTGGCGCTGGCCGGGCTGGCGCTTTCCCTTGGCGTTGCAGGCCAGACCCTGGCCGCCGAGGCTGGTCCTGTCAAAATCGGCGTATACCTCCCCCTGACCGGGCAGAACGCTTTTGGCGGTCAGCTGGAACTGGAAGGCGTGCGCCTGGCGCACAAGGAAATGCCCACCGTGCTGGGCCGCCCCGTGGATTTGGTGGTGGTGGACAACAAGTCCGACAAGGTTGAAGCCGCCAATGCCGTGAAGCGCCTGGTGGAACGCGACAAAGTGGTGGCCCTTATCGGCACCTACGGTTCCTCCCTGGCTATGGCCGGCGCTGAAGTGGCCGAAAAGGCCAAGGTTCCCGGCGTGGGCACTTCCTGCACCAACCCTCTGGTAACCCAGGGCAAAAAATACTACTTCCGCGCTTGCTTCATTGACCCTTACCAGGGCGCGGCCGCGGCCACCTATGCCTATGAAAATCTGGGCCTCAAAAAGGCCGCTGTGCTCATGGACATGACCAACGACTATGCCGTGGGCCTTTCCAGCTTCTTTACCCGTTCCTTCAAAAAGCTGGGCGGCGAAGTGGTGGCCAACCTCAAATACAGTTCCGGTGACCAGGACTTCACTGCCCAACTTACCGAACTTATTTCTAAAAAGCCTGACATCGTGTTCATGCCCGCCTACTTTGCCGAAGGCGCCATCATCATGAAGCAGGCCCGCGAGCTGGGCGCCAAGTTCCGCCTTATGGGCGCGGACGCCATGGACAACCCCGATACCCTCAAGCTGGGCGGCAAGGCCGCGGAAGGCTTTTTGCACACCACCTTCCCTTACGACCCGCAAATGCCCAATATGAGCGCCGAAGCCAAGCGTTTTACCGAAGCCTGGAAGGCCGTCTATCCTGAAAAGGAAACCAACGTCAACGGCGCCCTGGGCTACAATACCTACTTCCTGATCCTTGACGCCATCAAGCGCGCCAACTCCGCCAAGCCCGAAGCCATAGCCAAGGCCCTGGCGGAAACCAAGAACCTGCCCACCGCTCTGGGCTCGCTGACCATCAACAAAACCCACGATGCTGAAATGCCCGTGGGCATCATTGAATACAAGGACGGCAAGCGCGTGTATGTGGGCGAAGTGACGCCCAAATAA